Within the Halarcobacter mediterraneus genome, the region TATTTGCTTTAGAATATATCAAACAAGGAAATAAACAAGAAGCGAGTCAATTATTTTATAACCTATACCAAACTACTTTAAATGATGAATATTTACTAGAATATGTAAGGCTTAATTTCTCAATGAGAGAATATAAAGAGGTTATTTCTATTGTTGATAAGAATTTAGAGAATATTAAAAATAGTGAAGATAAGATTTTAAAAATTTATGCTTTAGCTTTGATACAAACTAAGAATTTTGATAAAGCAGAGATGATTTTGAATAAATTACTTAAAAAGTACAATACTGATTCAAATAAAGAGTTATTAGCAAATATATATTTGCTTAAAAAAGATTATGTAAAAGCTAAAGAAATTTTTAAACAAATTTATACAAACTCATTAACTTCAAGCTCTTTACTTAATCTTGTAGATATTATGTATTCTTATTTAAATGAAAAACAAGAAGCTATAAATTATTTAGAATCACATTTAAAACTTTATGGTTGTACAAATCTTATTTGTTCAAAACTATTAGGTTTTTATCAAGAACAAAATGATATTGATGGTGTAATTTCTGTTTTAAAAAAGACTTATAATAGTTTTAAAGAGACAGGGAATGATTATACTTTACAAAAGGTATATAAACTACTTATATATTACTTAGAAAAAAAAGATATTAATGAAGCAATAAGTTTTTTAGAAGAAAGTCAAGCAGATGATGAAAAGTTATTATCTTTATATCAAACAGCAAGAAAAACAGACAAAGCTTTATTTTTAGTAAAAAAACTTTATGAAGAAACAGGAAATATTGATTATCTTGCACAAATTGCAATGTTAGAGTTTGAAGTTGCAAAAGATAAGAAAAAAGTATTAAAAGATGTAATTAAAAAATTTGAAGATGTTTTAGCTGTATTAGATAATCATATTTATCAAAACTATTTAGGATATCTTTTAATAGATTTTGATATTGATGTTAAAAAAGGTTTAACTTTAGTAAAAAAAGCTTTAGAAAAAGCACCGAATAACTTTGCATATATAGATTCTCTTGCTTGGGCTCAATACAAATTAGGGGATTGTGAAAATGCAAAAATCAATATGAAAAAAGTTGTTGATGGTGTTGGATTAAATGATGAAGAAATAATAAATCATTGGGAAAAAATTAAGGAGTGTAGTAAGTGATATTAGATGAAATAAATAAAAGAACATTAGAAGACGTCGAAAGAAGAAAAAAAGAGTATTCTTTAGATTGGTTGGGAAGAAGTTTAAGTGCAAACCCTTATCCTCCAAGAGATGTTAAACCTTATTTAACTTCTACAAAAGAAGAGCCAATAAGAATAATTGCGGAAGTAAAAAAAGCAAGTCCTAGTAAAGGTGTTATAAAAGAAGACTTTGATCCTTTGAAAATAGCTCAAGAGTATTCAGAAAATGGAGCAAATGCCATTTCAGTTCTAACTGAACCTCACTACTTTCAAGGTAATTTAGAGTATCTAACTCAAATAAGAAGATATGTTCCAACACCTTTACTTAGAAAAGATTTTATTCTTGATAAATACCAAATAGTTGAAGCCTTAGTATATGGAGCTGATTTTATTTTACTTATTGCAAAAAGTTTAAGTACCAAACAATTAAAAGAGCTTTATGAGTATGCTTTACATTTAGGTTTAGAAGTATTAGTAGAAATTCATGATAAAGAAGACTTAAAAAAAGCTATGCACTGTGGAGCAAATATAATTGGTATAAATCATAGAAATCTTGAAACCTTTGAAATGGATATGAATCTTTGTGATGAATTAATTCCTATGATTCCAAATGGAAAGATTATAGTTGCTGAAAGTGGAGTAAGTAACATAGAAACTATAAAAAGATTAAGTTCAATAGGAGCAGATGCTTTCTTAATAGGAGAACATTTTATGAGAGTTCCATCTATTGAAGAAGAACTTAAAAAATTTAAGAGTGCTTTAGCATAAAATAACGCTAAAGCTCTTCATCAAATACTTTACTTAGAATTTCACTTTCACTTAATTCTTTTTTTGCTTGTGTTTTTGGTGGATTCTTTATGAGTAATACCATCTCTTTTAAATCATCTAGATTATATTTTGTAAGGTTATTAAGTAAAGTATCATTAATCATTTCTTTTTTTAGTGTATCATTATTGATCATTTTACCTATTACTGTTTGAAGATTTTTTCTTGTTCTTTCAAATACTTTTTCTTCTTTTGTAAGAACTTTACACTCTTTTTCCAAGTAAGTAATTAAACTATCACCTTTGTATTTATATGTTTTTACTGAATTATATACAAACTCTTGAGATTTAACATCTTCTAAATATACATTAGTAAATACATATCCTCCAACTTCAACTAGTCCAACTAAAGATCTAACTGGATTATGAGAACAGATGAAATCTTCTTTTACTCTTACAGGAGCATATTCTAAAGAAGTAATATTATTTCTTAAAACAATAAAGTTTTTATTTACTTCAATTGGTCCACCTTTTAAAGATACTAATTCATTTTTGAAAGCTAAAAAGTCTCCACCGACTCTTTTAGGACTTCCTTCTAAGGTAGTTAGTTCATTATCACTAATATCGAAATCCCCTTCTACTTCATGAAATCTAAGAGGAAGTTTTGAAAGATTTTCTAATTTTCCTGAAAGTCTAACATCTCCGTGAACTCTTACTGAGTTGTCTGGAAGTACATTATACTTTTTGATTCCATTTCTATGAAGCCATCTTTCAACTTCATCTTTCGTAGTAAGTGCTAATAAAGGTTTGTAGATATGTCCAATTACCTCTTCACCTTTATATTTCCACATTTTCTTTTCATCATCAAAGTTTCTCGAAATATGATTTAAAGAAATATCAGTAAAAAGGTTCCATGAAATCTCATCGGCTATATCATTAAGATTTTTTAATTGATTCCAGTAGCAAGCATAATCTTGTCCAACTGTAATAGGTCCACCCCTAAGTAATTCTAATCTATTTTTAGAACAGTCAAAAGTTCCTTCTACATATTTTGGACCACCTTCTAAAGTTGTTAGTACATTATTAGAGCAATTAAAAAAACCAGTAATACTTCTAGGCGCACCCTCAATTGATTCAAGTCTATTATTTGAACAATTATAGTAACCATTAACTTCTTTTGGTCCATAAGATAGATTGTTTTTTAATTCATTATTTGAGCAGTCAAAATCTCCGACTTCATTTGGTGCACCAAAAAGTGAAGTTAATTGATTATAAGAACAATTGAAGTCCCTTACTACTTTTTTTGGCGAGCCTTTTAAAGAAGTAAGATTATTATTTGAGATGTTAAAATATCCATCAATTACATCAAACTTTATAGGTAGTTCATTTTCGTCAATTTTCCCTTCTAAGTTAACACTTCCATGAACAGTTATGTATAAATCTTCAGATATAGTGAAGTTTTCAACTCCTTTTTTTGTAAGCCATTTTTTAACATCATTTACATCATTCATCTAAGACCTTTAAAAAATATGAGAAAATATTTTTTTTAAATTATTTTCTATTATATCATAGTTTAATTTATACTTTATTCAATAAATTATTTAAATAAAGTAGAGCCAACTCTAATCATATTAGAGCCACAAGCAATGGCTAATTCAAAGTCAGAACTCATTCCCATTGAACAGTATTTTGGATTATATTCTTTTAATTCATCAAAAATAGATTTTGTTATTTTAAATGAATTAGTTATTATTTCCCTATCTTCTACATGTGCTCCAATACTCATAATACCTTTTAATTTTATATTTGAACACTCTTTTGATATTTTTTCATAAACTTCTTTTGCTTCTTCTGGAAGCACACCTGCTTTACTGTCTTCTTTTGCAGAGTTTATTTGAAGAAGACAAGACATTGTTTTATTTTTTGTTTTTAGTTTTTTATTTAATTCATATGCTAATTCAAGAGAATCTAATGATTGCATTAAAGTAGGGTTTAAATCAATTAAATTGTTAATCTTATTTTTCTGTAATCTTCCTACAAAGTGCCATTCAAGTGGTAGTTCATCAAGTTCTTGTGATTTTTGTTTTAAATCTTGAACTTTATTTTCTCCAAAAGCTCTTTGACCTGCGTTATATAACATTGCAACATCTTCAGCATTAGAGTATTTAGAAATACCAATTATTTTAACAATATGATGTTCTGAAACTCTAAGTCTTGCTGCTTCTACTTTTGAAATAACTTTATCTAAATTTTTAACAGCTTTATTTTTATCCATTTTTTATCCTAATAATCTATTTAAATCATTGTATATTCCAAGTAGCATTAAGGAAGCTAAAATTACCCAACCAGTAATTGTTAAATAAACAAATACTTTATCACTTGGTTTTTTTCTTGCAATAATCTCATAAAGGTTAAACATAATATGCCCACCATCTAAAGCAGGAATAGGAAGAAGGTTTAGAACACCTAAATTAACAGAAATTAGTGCTGTAATTGCAAGTAAAGCTATAATTGAAGATTCACTTGCATCAGAAATCACCTTTCCTATTGTAATAACTCCACCAATTTCACTACTTGGAATAATTCCTTGAATTAATTTTTGTACACCTAAAAATATCATTTTAGAAGATTCTATAGTTTTATCCCATGCATAAGATAGTGCTTCAATTGGGTTGTGATAAATAGTTACAAGTTTTGGAGCAGGAGATATTCCAATCATTCTTTTTTTAATATTTTCTTTAAACATATTTTGTGTATCTGAAATATGTGGTCTTATGATTTTTGAGATAAGTTCTCCATCTCTTTTTAGGTAAAATTGTAAAGCACCTTCTGTTGAAATTATAGTTTTACCAATATCTTCCCAAGTTTTAATTTCAGTGTTATTTATTCTAATAATTTCATCGCCAGATTTTATTCCAGCTTTAAGAGCAGGAGAGTTTTCTTGAACTTTACCTACTGTAGGGCTTAGTGTATTTGCTCCTGCAAGGGCAATTATAAAATATAAAATTGCTGCAAGTACAAAGTTTGCAAAAGGTCCTGCAAAAAGAATAACTATCCTTTGCCAAGGTTTTTTATTATTATAAGAGTCTGTTCCTTCTTCATAAAGACCAGGTTTAGTGTCATCTTGCCCTTTCATCTTTACATAACCACCAAGGGGAATTAATGCTATTTGCCATTTTGTTCCTCTATACATTTTAGAAAAAATTTGTTTCCCAAAACCAATTGAAAAAACTTCAACTTTTACTCCAAAATATCTTGCAGCTAAAAAGTGACCTAATTCATGAAAAAACACTAAAAAAGAAAGAACAAGTAAAAAAGTTATAGTACCCAATTGAAAAACTCCATTTAAACTTTAAAATAATCTCTTGTGTACTCATATCCTGAATACATAGTTAGAACAACAGCAATCCACAATAGTGTAGTTGCAAAAGGCCAATTCATAATTAAAAAACCTATAGCAATCATTTGAAATACAGTTTTAA harbors:
- a CDS encoding tetratricopeptide repeat protein — encoded protein: MPSYKRILILLFTVFIVFGCSKSNSNLISKDFKYEQNQEENQSILFALEYIKQGNKQEASQLFYNLYQTTLNDEYLLEYVRLNFSMREYKEVISIVDKNLENIKNSEDKILKIYALALIQTKNFDKAEMILNKLLKKYNTDSNKELLANIYLLKKDYVKAKEIFKQIYTNSLTSSSLLNLVDIMYSYLNEKQEAINYLESHLKLYGCTNLICSKLLGFYQEQNDIDGVISVLKKTYNSFKETGNDYTLQKVYKLLIYYLEKKDINEAISFLEESQADDEKLLSLYQTARKTDKALFLVKKLYEETGNIDYLAQIAMLEFEVAKDKKKVLKDVIKKFEDVLAVLDNHIYQNYLGYLLIDFDIDVKKGLTLVKKALEKAPNNFAYIDSLAWAQYKLGDCENAKINMKKVVDGVGLNDEEIINHWEKIKECSK
- the trpC gene encoding indole-3-glycerol phosphate synthase TrpC; protein product: MILDEINKRTLEDVERRKKEYSLDWLGRSLSANPYPPRDVKPYLTSTKEEPIRIIAEVKKASPSKGVIKEDFDPLKIAQEYSENGANAISVLTEPHYFQGNLEYLTQIRRYVPTPLLRKDFILDKYQIVEALVYGADFILLIAKSLSTKQLKELYEYALHLGLEVLVEIHDKEDLKKAMHCGANIIGINHRNLETFEMDMNLCDELIPMIPNGKIIVAESGVSNIETIKRLSSIGADAFLIGEHFMRVPSIEEELKKFKSALA
- the rseP gene encoding RIP metalloprotease RseP, with the translated sequence MGTITFLLVLSFLVFFHELGHFLAARYFGVKVEVFSIGFGKQIFSKMYRGTKWQIALIPLGGYVKMKGQDDTKPGLYEEGTDSYNNKKPWQRIVILFAGPFANFVLAAILYFIIALAGANTLSPTVGKVQENSPALKAGIKSGDEIIRINNTEIKTWEDIGKTIISTEGALQFYLKRDGELISKIIRPHISDTQNMFKENIKKRMIGISPAPKLVTIYHNPIEALSYAWDKTIESSKMIFLGVQKLIQGIIPSSEIGGVITIGKVISDASESSIIALLAITALISVNLGVLNLLPIPALDGGHIMFNLYEIIARKKPSDKVFVYLTITGWVILASLMLLGIYNDLNRLLG
- a CDS encoding YggS family pyridoxal phosphate-dependent enzyme; its protein translation is MDKNKAVKNLDKVISKVEAARLRVSEHHIVKIIGISKYSNAEDVAMLYNAGQRAFGENKVQDLKQKSQELDELPLEWHFVGRLQKNKINNLIDLNPTLMQSLDSLELAYELNKKLKTKNKTMSCLLQINSAKEDSKAGVLPEEAKEVYEKISKECSNIKLKGIMSIGAHVEDREIITNSFKITKSIFDELKEYNPKYCSMGMSSDFELAIACGSNMIRVGSTLFK